In Nostoc sp. UHCC 0926, a single genomic region encodes these proteins:
- the argS gene encoding arginine--tRNA ligase, whose product MNATQEKLKVQLEQAIVAAFGADFAGVDPILVSASNPKFGDYQANVALSLSKKKGLQPRAIAGAIVEKLDVSEICEPPEIAGPGFINLKLKTAYLEAQLNAIQTDPRLGVPAAKTPKREIVDFSSPNIAKEMHVGHLRSTIIGDSIARILEFQGHDVLRLNHVGDWGTQFGMLIAYLREVYPEALSTANALDIGDLVSFYRKAKLRFDTDEAFQQTARQEVVRLQAGAEDTLHAWKLLCEQSRREFQIIYDLLDVEIIERGESFYNSLLPGVVEDLEKSGLLVENQGAKCVFLEGFTNREGEPLPLIVQKSDGGYNYATTDLASLRYRIQQDEAKRIIYVTDAGQGNHFAQFFQVARKAGWIPDDVELVHVPFGLVLGEDGKKLKTRSGDTVRLRDLLDEAVSRSHAELKARLQEEERQETEEFINEVARVVGISAVKYADLSQNRTSNYIFSYDKMLDLKGNTAPYMLYVYARIQGISRKGDINFEELGNNAVLLQHETELALAKYLLQLDEVINSVEQDLLPNRLCEYLYELSKKFNQFYDRNQGVQVLDAQEPQRTSRLVLCDLTARTLKLGLSLLGIQVLERM is encoded by the coding sequence ATGAACGCTACACAAGAAAAACTAAAAGTTCAGCTTGAACAGGCAATAGTTGCGGCTTTTGGCGCTGACTTCGCTGGAGTAGATCCAATTTTGGTTTCTGCTAGCAATCCTAAATTTGGTGATTATCAGGCGAATGTGGCTTTATCACTGAGTAAAAAGAAAGGATTGCAACCAAGAGCGATCGCCGGAGCGATCGTTGAGAAACTAGATGTATCCGAAATCTGCGAACCGCCAGAAATCGCTGGGCCAGGATTTATCAATCTAAAACTGAAAACGGCATATTTAGAAGCCCAACTCAATGCGATTCAAACTGATCCCCGGTTGGGAGTTCCAGCTGCAAAAACGCCCAAGCGGGAAATTGTGGATTTTTCTAGTCCAAACATTGCCAAAGAAATGCACGTTGGACACTTGCGTTCTACAATTATTGGTGATTCCATCGCCCGGATTTTAGAATTTCAAGGACACGATGTCTTGCGGTTAAATCATGTGGGTGATTGGGGTACGCAGTTTGGAATGTTAATCGCCTATCTCCGGGAAGTTTACCCAGAAGCCCTTAGCACCGCTAATGCTTTAGATATTGGTGATTTAGTCTCTTTTTACCGCAAAGCCAAACTGCGGTTTGATACAGATGAGGCTTTTCAACAAACAGCACGGCAAGAAGTTGTAAGATTACAAGCAGGTGCAGAGGATACACTCCATGCTTGGAAACTGCTGTGCGAACAGTCGCGGCGGGAGTTTCAAATAATTTATGACTTGCTGGATGTCGAGATAATTGAACGGGGTGAATCTTTCTACAACTCCTTACTACCTGGCGTTGTGGAAGATTTAGAAAAATCTGGGTTACTGGTAGAAAATCAAGGGGCAAAATGCGTTTTTCTGGAAGGATTTACAAATAGAGAAGGTGAACCTTTGCCCTTAATTGTGCAGAAATCAGATGGGGGTTATAACTACGCCACAACAGATTTAGCATCCCTCCGCTACCGGATTCAGCAGGATGAAGCAAAGCGGATAATTTATGTAACAGATGCTGGACAAGGAAACCACTTTGCCCAATTTTTCCAGGTAGCACGCAAAGCTGGATGGATTCCCGATGATGTGGAATTAGTGCATGTTCCCTTTGGGTTGGTGTTAGGAGAAGATGGTAAAAAATTAAAAACTCGTTCTGGGGATACTGTGCGGTTGCGGGATTTATTAGATGAAGCTGTTTCTCGTTCCCATGCAGAGCTAAAAGCTAGATTACAAGAAGAAGAACGCCAAGAAACTGAAGAATTTATTAATGAAGTTGCTAGAGTAGTTGGGATCAGTGCAGTTAAGTATGCAGACTTAAGCCAAAATCGCACCAGTAACTACATTTTCAGCTACGACAAAATGCTGGATCTCAAAGGCAATACGGCGCCCTATATGCTCTATGTTTATGCGCGGATTCAGGGGATTAGCCGCAAGGGTGACATTAACTTTGAGGAGTTGGGAAACAATGCTGTTTTGTTGCAGCATGAAACAGAATTAGCGCTGGCAAAATATTTACTTCAACTGGATGAAGTTATTAATAGTGTAGAGCAAGACTTGCTACCTAATCGTTTATGTGAGTATTTGTACGAACTGAGTAAGAAGTTTAATCAGTTTTATGACCGCAATCAGGGAGTTCAGGTGTTGGATGCACAGGAACCGCAGCGAACATCTCGCCTGGTTTTATGTGATTTGACTGCTAGAACCCTGAAGTTGGGACTATCTTTGTTGGGAATTCAGGTATTGGAGAGGATGTAA